A single window of Athene noctua chromosome 1, bAthNoc1.hap1.1, whole genome shotgun sequence DNA harbors:
- the SLN gene encoding sarcolipin codes for MERSTQELFLNFMIVLITVLLMWLLVKSYQD; via the coding sequence ATGGAGCGATCCACACAAGAACTTTTCCTCAACTTCATGATTGTCCTGATTACTGTATTGCtcatgtggctccttgtgaagtCTTATCAGGATTAA